The Argiope bruennichi chromosome 9, qqArgBrue1.1, whole genome shotgun sequence nucleotide sequence GAAGCTATTTGAAAAACAGTATAGTCTGTTGATACttcatcaattttcattttttcaatttcatagcGGCAATGCCAAAAGAATTGGAGCAGAAGACTTTTCGTTTTTCTGGTTATGTCTGCTATTTTCTTACATTgtgtaatgttaaaattatttttccgaaaCACAAAAAGTTTGAATAAGTATCCTGCTTTTTCTTGTTCTGTTGGTGATGCATTGTGAAGTCTTTTTAGATACACATCTACAGGACTTTGTGAACGCTTATTTTTGGATGCATGATTACTTCCATATCTGAGCAGTTCATTCACAATTTTCGTATGTATTTGTGTTCTATCTAAAGAATAATGCAATGGTCCATTTCCACGGAAATCACTTAACGAATGGAGGGCCCCTCCTTCGAGTAATGCTTGGACAATTTGAAGGTTCGGTACTTTCACTGCGCATATCAATGGAGTTTCAGATAAACTGTTGGATAAGTTGATATCAGCGTGATAGTTCATAAGTAATTTCACTGCTTTCAAATCGGTATGTTTTCCATCTCCAGGACATTTATAGTTAGGAATTGCCCAATGTAACAACTTACAGTTATCAATGGCATAATGCATTGCAGTGTTTCCTTGTCTGTTCTGTATATCTATTCCCGCATTGCATTTTAGAAGTATTTCCATCATTTTGTAATTCCTAAAACAAACGGCAAAATGCAGAGGAGTATCTCCAAAGTTGTCCGTACGATTCACATCGgctccaaaataaattaattcccgTACAACTTGCAAATTGTGTTCaaattcttgtatattttctTCCTTCTTGCAAACGGCGATGTGTAGAGGTGTTTTTCCTCTTTCATCTGCAGTATTCGGATTCACTCCTGCTCTGAGTAGGTCACGAAGTGTTGTAAAATCATTAGCTGTGATTAAATCATGCAATAAACTCATTTTGTTTgcattaactaataaaatataatttctcgtCTGACAAACGTTTTTTAACAATCGGGTTATTTACTTTTTGCTGGGTTTATACTCAGCCAGTATAAGACGATCAGCAGGCAGCGTATGAGttgaaagggactgatttatgtttaccATAATTACTTAAGATAGTGTCCGGAATCCacgcttggctataaattgccctTTTTTTCATCTGGAAGTTCTTCTCTTTCACTGCATATAGTATTAAAAGAATGGAAATTTACTCCAAGAGACATGCTActatgaaaactattaaaaagagAGCTCACATAAAATGGAGAAAAACACTAACTCGTATCAGAAAGAACAAACAGCAGAAAATGTCGGTTTTAATCAATGATAATTGATCATTTTTTCCACACCAGAAAACCGCCATATTCTGCAAACACATACGCAGttaggggaaaaaaatacaattcagagGCCTGCTGTTGTCTCGTCGGGTAATTAGGTAAAATAAGCCTCCATTATCGATCACTGTTTAATTTCACACCAGACAATTCTCCACTCTCAAAAATCGCCAAAATCTCTTTCTTCTCCATTTAGCAAAGCCATCGTGTAACTTTTCAATCCACTATTTTCATTCTAACAAAGCCAAACCCTTTACGGAGATTTTTCGATCACGGTTTGTGACCTAATCAAAACACTTGCACGTCTCTATTGTTTTCAAACATTCTTTTCCGTATAACATTCATTTCGGGAAATTGAATTCTCGGAATTTCTCTATGTTTTCCATTCTGTCGAGTGCAAACATTTTTTTCGACCGCTCTTGAGTGTTACTTGATTTCATTGTGGGTAAGCCCCGCTTTCAATACTATTTtaagtagattcctataggaagactacctatttcAATGGTTCTCGTGACATGACTTCGAGATACTTTCAGTATTTCTTCACCGTTCCTGGTCCCTGAAACCCAAACCACCTGTcgattaaaagatatatatatatatatttatatatatatatatatatatatatatatatatataaatatatatatatatatcttttaatcgACAGGTGGTTTGGGTTTCAGGGACCAGGAACGGTGAAGAAATACTGAAATTATCTCGAAGTCATGTCACGAGAACCATTgaaataggtagtcttcctataggaatccaCTTAAAATAGTATTGAAAGCGGGGCCTACCCACAATGAAATCAAGTAACACTCAAGAACGGtcgaaaaaaatgtttgcaagcGACAGAATGGAAAACATAGAGAAATTCCGAGAATTCAATTTAACGAAATGAACTTTATACGGAAAGGAATGTTTGAAAACAATAGAGACGTGCAAGTGTTTTGATTAAGTCACAAACCGTGATCGAAAAATCTCCGTAAAGGCTTGGCtttgttagaataaaaatattggattGAAAAGACAGGATGGCTTTGCTAAATGGAGAAGAAAGAGATTTTGGCGATTTTTGAGAGTGGAGAATTGTCTGGTGTGAAATTAAACAGTGATCGATAATGGAGGCTTATTTTACCTAATTACCCGACGAGACAACAGCAGACctctgaattgtattttttttccctaactGCGTATGTGTTTGCAGAACATGGCGGTTTTTTGGTGTAGAAAAAATGATCAATTATCATTGATTAAAACCGACATTTTCTGCTGTTTGTTCTTTCTGATACGAGTTAGTGTTTTTCTCCATTTTATGTGAGCTCTCTTTTCAATAGTTTCCATAGTAGCATGTCTCTTGGAGTAAATTTCCATTCTTTTAATACTATATGCAGTGAAAGAGAAGAACTGCTAGATGaaaaaacggcaatttatagccaagcgtGGATTCCGGACACTATCTTAAGTAATTATggtaaacataaatcagtccctttcaaCTCATACTCTGCCTACTGATCGTCTTATACTGGCTGAGTATAAACCCAGCAAAAAGGAAATCACCCGATTGTTAAAAAACGTTTATCAGacgagaaattatattttattagttaatgcAAACAAAATGAGCTTATTGCATGACTTAATCATAGCTAATGATTTTACAACACTTCGTGACTTACTCAGAGCAGGAGTGAATCCGAATACTGCAGATGAAAGAGGAAAAACACCTCTACACATCGCCGTTTGCAAGAAGGAagaaaatatacaagaatttGAACACAATTTGCAAGTTGTAcgggaattaatttattttggagcCGATGTGAATCGTACGGACAACTTTGGAGATACTCCTCTGCATTTTGCCGTTTGTTTTAGGAATTACAAAATGATGGAAATACTTCTAAAATGCAATGCGGGAATAGATATACAGAACAGACAAGGAAACACTGCAATGCATTATGCCATTGATAACTGTAAGTTGTTACATTGGGCAATTCCTAACTATAAATGTCCTGGAGATGGAAAACATACCGATTTGAAAGCAGTGAAATTACTTATGAACTATCACGCTGATATCAACTTATCCAACAGTTTATCTGAAACTCCATTGATATGCGCAGTGAAAGTACCGAACCTTCAAATTGTCCAAGCATTACTCGAAGGAGGGGCCCTCCATTCGTTAAGTGATTTCCGTGGAAATGGACCATTGCATTATTCTTTAGATAGAACACAAATACATACGAAAATTGTGAATGAACTGCTCAGATATGGAAGTAATCATGCATCCAAAAATAAGCGTTCACAAAGTCCTGTAGATGTGTATCTAAAAAGACTTCACAATGCATCACCAACAGAACAAGAAAAAGCAGGATACTTATTCAAACTTTTTGTGtttcggaaaaataattttaacattacacAATGTAAGAAAATAGCAGACATAACCAGAAAAACGAAAAGTCTTCTGCTCCAATTCTTTTGGCATTGCCGCTATGAATATACACGTTTTAAACAGGggaaactataataattttgtttggattttaactggtttGGAATGTGTTGTTGGAAACGTAAAAAATCACAAAGAATTTCGTAAATGGCCCAAATAGCTCAAAGATGAGGAAATGGTGGCAAGAGGTTGacattttcatttcgctataatattcttaatattgaagataggcTAATTTCGCTAatcggatttatttattttctatcattatgacgaataatgtttttaaagaagtttttggATAAATTCAATGCTTCTGAAGTTAGAGAATCAAACGTTGCGAATTGTTGATCAGTAGAACCCACAGACTTTATGTAATTAGATATGGAATAATGGactttatgtatttatatatggaatatacaattttgagcaaaaaaacCGACTGACCGCTACGTTTCTGGTCATTACAAGCAgaacatttgtttttgaaaacttaaccgaatacaaaaaagttaaaatagaaCAATAGTAATGGCACTAATAAATTGTTCCGCAAGGTCATATAAATGATCACGCTAAATGGGTTTTGGTTGTGCATTTAACAATAGTGATTTAATTCAACTTTAACTTATAGTtagaatatgattaataaaatgatCTTCGGTATTTCAAAATTCCACTGCGATTTAATGTTTCAGAACTATAAATTATACTACTGAATTTTTTTCCGTTAAACATTCCTTCTGTAAAgtgttagaaaagaaaaaattagtataaaatattattatgagaaTTTATTTAACCTACTAATTAgattacatattttgtaaaaatattaaggatttttgaaattttgaatcatttctaaTAAACTTTCAATAAGCAAAGTTTAAAGAATATCGATTATAAGTTTACAAGAATCGATTATAAGTTTCATAAGTTTACAGGAATATCGATTGCAGAAGTGTCATCCGACTTGTGGAGTTTTTGATTTGGGAATTAGTTTTAATAGGCAAATTGAACAATTAGCGGTGCATAAGCTGTTCAAGTtgtgataaaataaaacagatttcgttaaaaattagcGGTGTTCggaattttaatacttattttgtgTACAGGTTGTTTATTAAAATGCTGGTTCGCCTAATACTTCCTAAATTGCCCGAAGGGTGGCATACAGCCtcaatgataaaaatgttaataatattttcttcctttgctagggattgcaataccgggataccgaataccggtattttgagccatttgtacaattttgtaataccggtattcacaagtttaaataccggtttttcggtatttactagatatttttaaaaattgtctcctctatatgttcagggataagtcaacatagcaaaatagtatacgtttcgtttttatgtctccctaaggggcgaaattaattagctaattaatggcctaattaattgcttaaatctaaattagcgaaacatggattatccctgaaagaagatattgtatccataacgactgatggagcaacaattatgaaaaaaaatggaaagttgattggtgcaaatcagcagttgtgctatgcacatggaattcaattaggagtaatagatgtattataccaaaataataagagcagaagaatccaaatactgtggcgataaaaacttctaaaaacttcggattccgaccttgaggagagtaagagtgagatgatattgacaatgaagataatgacaatgtaattgttgaagaagatactgctaacgaggatgaaatattaatccatcaagaattgcttcctataatttataaagtacgAAAAtctgttaagatatttaaacattcctctataaaaatgatatattactaaaatatatactaagtgaaaataaaacagaatatatgttaatattgactcctaatgatggaacgatttttgaaactgagaaatccaatccaaaaagcaatgatcgacttaaaactaaaaattattttttcagaaagtgAAATCGACTTAATATCCCGAACATTATCAGctctacttctaataaaactgactattgaggcattatgtcggagagattttaatttattaacagctaatgcaacaataaatttcatgttgcagtcactgaaaaacagcacacatcactatatgaataattatatattacattgaaaaatcgcacagaagaaaggcataccgaaatagaaaatgtcttatggtatttacataactataaagattttaaaaatgaaaataaaaaagaagaagaaaaaaataaccaattcaaatctgattaagtttagagtaaatgttcttaaaatgttttaccaaCAAACCTaaccacattcagaagaattcggttgagttatcgaagattatgataacACTAATGTCCATAGTGAAAAGGAactgtctcttgaacaaaaattagaattagcgataaataaaaaaaattcaacgaaccaaaatacaatacagaaatcagctatatccaaaaccatccgacgaaaaatctattaatttgaagatgagggatttagaggtaaatacttaaaaaatgtatagcgcgcattgctaacagtaccaccaactagcgtagatgccgaaagagcgttttcgacagctggtaatttttacacgaAATTACTTTTCAAGCTTAATAACAGTACAATTGTTGCATTATGTTTAATAAgatcgcatttcaaaaatttgtaatagtatcacagactgaatagtgatatttacactttttttgtgatttaaataaataagatgttcctttactttttttgtgattctttatatactgttataatttaacaatataagttacaaattattttttgggatatttacactctctaataaaactggcaaataaaacaaagaaacacctatgttttctttctttttctaaaatttataataccagtattaaaaccggtatcccgactattaagatctaaaaaataccgaataccggtattaaaattttggttcgatattgcaatccctacaggCAATAAACGTAttgataaaaggaataaaaatcattatatatttttatacaattatttagtCCTGGTAATAAAGGATGCATTCTTAATGAAATCGTATTCCATCCAATCAGATTATTACAATGGCATTTTAAAGCATTTGCAATTCCAAAAGAAAAAccgcatatattttaataaaactagtggattatttaaacatttagcGGCTGCGGTcaatgaatataataagaaacgtcttctaataaataataaatttaatatagcatttcagaaaaaaacagatttacatcatttatattgttaaaggagtatttataaaaatttcattgtagcAACTTCACAAAATcggttttatttatatatatttatattaaaaaaggcttaaataaaattcttaaaaaaatcactataataattacttatttacccatatatatatatatatatatataattaatttcttttccaatCTTTCATACTAAagattggaaaaattaaaaatatcggaCAAATgtaagattcaaaattattattatgcagaACCAATAGATGAAATGTAGTGTGTGAACTattaatagtaagaaaaaaaaatgcgaattgaAATGTGAATTGCATCGCTGAATTTTTTCCGTTAAACACTCCTGctataaaatgttagaaaataatattaaaatattaaacgtttGTCAAGCGAATTTACTTAACCTACTAATAACATTACGTACTTAGGTAAAAATATAAAGGATACTTGATATTTTGAATGGTTGATTTTATTTAAGCTTTTCATGGGTGTATTAAAATGACAGTATTAACATGGGAGTATTAGAATTTgcacttttcttaaattttgtctttaagccaactttttttttttactgtgttgCATGTGTTTCTCCTTCAATCTTTCTTCTCTATGTAGCTGTCTATGAAATCCACTCCTGAGTGAAGCATTTGACAACAGGAGCTAAGTataaaacaaataagattttttaaaaaaaatatttcaacatagcTGTAAAAACGGAAATCTTGAAATTGTATGTTGACCatgaatttgcaaataaatttaaaatctaaacataTTGGTATAAATTATGCTTGTCTCTGAAAtatagctttttatttttcaacattttcattcaaCGATTtatgaagatgaaaatatttgattgaatttccgtcttaaaaactttcatttgcaaaaatatatcaCAGTGAAGCATTTTCATACAACATGTTGCAGAttctacagattttaaaaaaggaGCTGCCTGAAGAAAAAGCCAGaatcaaattaaacatttcaaaattgttcaaataataacaaatgcgATAACGAgtggcaaaatttaaaaattctactagTTCACCATTTC carries:
- the LOC129984765 gene encoding putative ankyrin repeat protein RF_0381 yields the protein MSLLHDLITANDFTTLRDLLRAGVNPNTADERGKTPLHIAVCKKEENIQEFEHNLQVVRELIYFGADVNRTDNFGDTPLHFAVCFRNYKMMEILLKCNAGIDIQNRQGNTAMHYAIDNCKLLHWAIPNYKCPGDGKHTDLKAVKLLMNYHADINLSNSLSETPLICAVKVPNLQIVQALLEGGALHSLSDFRGNGPLHYSLDRTQIHTKIVNELLRYGSNHASKNKRSQSPVDVYLKRLHNASPTEQEKAGYLFKLFVFRKNNFNITQCKKIADITRKTKSLLLQFFWHCRYEIEKMKIDEVSTDYTVFQIASKVFYYSNSEDIPHSFEIFDKVLEKLKKGEYVVYIDIIVSAISRNYMAVKTAENGYWLDRKGERIEFLNFDTRYRLSYYLTNSEMFDLMLAFSSTS
- the LOC129985006 gene encoding serine/threonine-protein phosphatase 6 regulatory ankyrin repeat subunit B-like: MVNINQSLSTHTLPTDRLILAEYKPSKKEITRLLKNVYQTRNYILLVNANKMSLLHDLIIANDFTTLRDLLRAGVNPNTADERGKTPLHIAVCKKEENIQEFEHNLQVVRELIYFGADVNRTDNFGDTPLHFAVCFRNYKMMEILLKCNAGIDIQNRQGNTAMHYAIDNCKLLHWAIPNYKCPGDGKHTDLKAVKLLMNYHADINLSNSLSETPLICAVKVPNLQIVQALLEGGALHSLSDFRGNGPLHYSLDRTQIHTKIVNELLRYGSNHASKNKRSQSPVDVYLKRLHNASPTEQEKAGYLFKLFVFRKNNFNITQCKKIADITRKTKSLLLQFFWHCRYEYTRFKQGKL